ATTCATCCACCACCACAAAAAGATGGGTTTTACGTGACTGGAATCGGGATAAGAGTCTCTCCAAGGACATCATCTCGGGCACAAAATCGATCTCCCTCTTGATTAATTCAATATTGGCTTTTTCCGCAAAATCATCCCAGAGGATGATTAACTCTTTAAAAAGAATCAGGCCCTCGATCTGGTCAAAGGTTCCTCTGACCAGAGGTAAACGTGAATGTTGAGCCTGCTTGGCCGCCACTAAATTATCCTCTATCGACTTTTCAAGGTTGAGGAAAGTCACCTTTGAACGCGGGATCATAATGTCACGCACGACACGCTCCTTAAATTCCAGTGCCCGGGTCGCCAAATCTTTACCTAATGAACTCACCTCCTCGGTCTTGCTCGATGCATTCAGGATAATCCTGAGTTCTTCCGCAGAATGCGCCAGCCCCCCCTCGGCAGCGGGTTCGATCCCCACTTTCCTGAGGAAAAAATTTGCGGTACCATTCAGGAAAATAATAAATGGCTTAAAAACAATATAAAACAAGTGAAGGGGATAAGCTACAAAAAGGGTCACTTCCTGTGATTTCTGGAGAGCCAATGACTTCGGGGCGAGTTCACCAAATACAATGTGTAAAAAGGTGATAATCGTAAAGGCGATCGCAAAAGATAAACCGTGAATCAAATGGCCCTCATGGATCGTCAGTGTGAGAAACTGGATACTCTCATCTCCATGTAATCCAAAGTATTCGAATATCGGAGCCAGCTGCGCCGCAATGAGGGGTTCCCCCACCCATCCCAAAGCCAGACT
The Verrucomicrobiota bacterium DNA segment above includes these coding regions:
- a CDS encoding hemolysin family protein, yielding MDAFIIFSFKVFFILFLVLLNGFFVAAEFALVKVRSTQLDDLTKKGNKTAAFARHLVHHLDAYLSATQLGITMTSLALGWVGEPLIAAQLAPIFEYFGLHGDESIQFLTLTIHEGHLIHGLSFAIAFTIITFLHIVFGELAPKSLALQKSQEVTLFVAYPLHLFYIVFKPFIIFLNGTANFFLRKVGIEPAAEGGLAHSAEELRIILNASSKTEEVSSLGKDLATRALEFKERVVRDIMIPRSKVTFLNLEKSIEDNLVAAKQAQHSRLPLVRGTFDQIEGLILFKELIILWDDFAEKANIELIKREIDFVPEMMSLERLLSRFQSRKTHLFVVVDEFGATVGIVTLEDVLEELVGDIQDEFDQEEPQIKQTSEDEFEIEGMAPIHDFEELTGAKLETEVVSTLGGYITMELGHLPRVGEQVKVGPYLCTVKKTDGKRVLSAHFLKMPKSEPTQKEESLTIHG